One stretch of Miscanthus floridulus cultivar M001 chromosome 18, ASM1932011v1, whole genome shotgun sequence DNA includes these proteins:
- the LOC136521603 gene encoding BURP domain-containing protein 6-like: MARSLAAFLLLLVGAVIASAVYDEEDSVGRAYFLVHDLYPGSKMMLHFTGAATGAPALPRTRAESIPFTSTKIPEILSRLNVPAGSPAAAAIRSTLKECEAPPLDGVVAQLCVSSFKAMADFAASCLRTRDVRAATMTKLSKDGATPRQVYVVESVRPMPVSGGDMVACHRMPYPYAVFLCHTTTATLYTVTLAGADGTKADAGTACHKDASPGISWPTFKKLGVAPGSVPVCHFLPQDSMLWMRN; the protein is encoded by the exons ATGGCGAGGTCACTCGCAGCTTTCCTGCTGCTCCTG GTCGGCGCCGTGATAGCTTCAGCTGTGTATGATGAGGAGGACTCGGTGGGCAGAGCTTACTTCCTCGTCCATGACCTGTACCCGGGTTCCAAGATGATGCTCCACTTCACCGGCGCCGCCACCGGAGCACCCGCGCTCCCACGCACCCGCGCGGAATCCATCCCGTTCACCTCCACCAAAATCCCGGAAATCCTGTCCCGCCTCAACGTCCCGGCCggctcccccgccgccgccgccatacgCTCCACCCTGAAAGAGTGCGAGGCCCCGCCACTGGACGGCGTGGTGGCCCAGCTCTGCGTCAGCTCCTTCAAGGCGATGGCCGACTTCGCCGCCTCTTGCCTCCGCACCCGAGACGTCCGCGCGGCGACGATGACCAAGCTCAGCAAGGACGGGGCGACCCCGAGGCAAGTGTACGTGGTGGAGTCTGTCAGGCCCATGCCGGTGTCCGGCGGGGACATGGTGGCCTGCCACCGCATGCCCTACCCCTACGCCGTTTTCTTGTGCCACACGACCACCGCCACCTTGTACACGGTGACCCTTGCCGGCGCCGACGGGACCAAGGCCGATGCTGGGACGGCGTGCCACAAGGACGCGTCGCCCGGCATCTCCTGGCCGACGTTCAAGAAGCTCGGGGTGGCGCCGGGGAGCGTGCCAGTGTGCCACTTCCTGCCCCAGGACAGCATGCTCTGGATGCGCAATTAA